In Streptomyces rapamycinicus NRRL 5491, the genomic stretch CATCACGCAGGTGGCCGATCTGTTTGGGGGTGATGACCTCGCACAGGTCTTCGGCGGCCATCGTCTCCAGCAGCTCGCGGATGGCGAGCGCCGCGAGCGCTTCCCGCTGGTCGACCTCCACGACGCGCGCTCCGCGCTGCGGGATGAGCGTGATCATCCCTTCCTGCGCGAGCTGGCGGAGTGCCTCCCGGATGGGCCCGCGGGAGAGGTTCAGGGTCCGCGAGATCGACACCTCGTTGAGGCGTTCGCCGGGCTGGAAGTCGCCGTTCAGGATGGCCTGTCGCAGCGTGTCCGCCACCGATTCGAACAGCAGCTTGTGCTCGACCTTGCGCATCACCGCACCGTGCCTCTCCTCGTCCCGCCCGCCTGTCACTGGTTCGTTGTGACGGCGCCATCACATGCTTCCGATACCGACCGTGCGTAGCGTGCCAACACGCCCTTCTCCGGGACCTGACGGCCGGGCGACGGCGTGCGGGCCCGCAGGGTCGCCTCGTCGACGTCGATGTCGAGCCGTCCGTCAACAAGATCGATCGAGACCTGGTCGCCCTCCCGGACGAAGGCGATGGGCCCGCCGGAGGCCGCCTCCGGGCAGACGTAGCCGATGGCCGCGCCGTGCGAAGCGCCGGAGAACCGGCCGTCCGTGATCAGTACGACGGTCTCGGCCAGCCCCATGCCGACGATGGCCGCGGTCGCGCCCAGCATCTCACGGAAGCCGGGGCCACCCCGGGGGCCCTCATTGCGGATCACCACCACGTCGCCGGAATGGATCCGGCCGCCGTGGATGGCGACGATCGCGTCCTCCTCGTTCTCGAACACCTTGGCCGGGCCCGTGTGGCGCAGCAACTGAGCCGGAACGCCACCGCTTTTGACAATGGCGCCACTCGGGGCGAGCGAGCCGCGCAGCACGGTCAGCCCGCCCGTCGTGTCCAGCGGCTCGTCCAGCGGCGCGATCACGCCCTCGGTCCAGCCCGGGTCGGCGTCGGCGACCGGGCGGATCCGCGCACTGTCCTCCAGTAGCGGGGCCAGCTCGCGCAGGAGCGCCTGCACACCCCCGGCCCGGTGGAACTGCGGCAGCGAGACCTCGCCGGACGGGCGCAGCTTGACCAGCGTCGGCGTGCTGGCGGCGAGCGACCCGAAGTCGTGCCAGTCGAACTTCACCCCCGCCTCGTGCGCGATCGCCGGCAGGTGCAGCGAGATGTTCGTCGAGCCGCACACTGCCAGGGCCACCCGGGCCGCGTTCCGGATCGCCTCGGAGGTGACGACCTGGTCGATCGTGAGCTCCTTCTCGAGCAGGGAGACGATCTCGCGCCCGCTGGCGTAGGCGATCCGCAGGTGCTCGGCGCTGCCTGCCACGACGCTGCCCGCACCCGGGAGCGACAGGCCCATCGCCTCGGCGCACAGTGCCATCGTGTTGCCGGTGTACGCGCTCGCACCGCCCCCGGCGCCGGGCATCTGCGCCAGCTCGAGGCGGGCGAGCTGGGCCGCGTCGATCTCGCCGGCGTGCACGCGGCCGATACCCTCGAACACGGTCTCCCAGGAGAGCTCCTCCCCGTCGAGGACTCCGGTCTCGGTGGTGCCCGCGTAGACGTAGACGGTCGGCAACTCGCAGCGCAGTGCCCCCATGAGCATGCCAGGGGTCACCTTGTCGCCACCGGCGATCACGACCAGCGCGTCGAACGCGTGCGCCTGGACCATCAGCTCCACGGAGTCCGCGATCGTCTCCCGGGCAGGCAGGACATAGCGCATCCCCTCGCTGGCCTCGCTGAGGACGTCGGTCGCGTGGATGACCCCGAACTCCATCGGGGTCGCGCCCGCCGCAAGCACCCCGTCCTTGACCCGGCGGGCGACCCGCTCGAGGTGGACATTTTCGGCGGCGATCTCGTTCCATGCACAGGCCACGGCGACCAGGGGGCGCCGCAGCTCCTCCTCGGTGCGTCCGGTTCCGTAGAACCACGACCGGGCGAACGCACGGTCGGTGCCCTGGTACCGGACCCAGCTGCGGCGCGAATTCATCGGCTCCGTCTCCACTTCGTCAAGGCGTCAATCACTGTCCGACGACGCTAGGAGTGGACATGGAAAATGTCAACACTTTACTTTTTACAGCCGGGGCACGCAGAATCGCCCCCCAACCGATGACGCATATGGGAGAGCCATGCCGC encodes the following:
- a CDS encoding GntR family transcriptional regulator produces the protein MTGGRDEERHGAVMRKVEHKLLFESVADTLRQAILNGDFQPGERLNEVSISRTLNLSRGPIREALRQLAQEGMITLIPQRGARVVEVDQREALAALAIRELLETMAAEDLCEVITPKQIGHLRDVTERMRRAEQDREFVDMVSLDFQFHRDLMDIASTDTARRTWTILSGKLMLFQSIGDRTFALSLSVSDSHWPIIDALERRDAKRFRTTMLGHIEENRSSVLGFPEPSADDGH
- a CDS encoding dihydroxy-acid dehydratase: MNSRRSWVRYQGTDRAFARSWFYGTGRTEEELRRPLVAVACAWNEIAAENVHLERVARRVKDGVLAAGATPMEFGVIHATDVLSEASEGMRYVLPARETIADSVELMVQAHAFDALVVIAGGDKVTPGMLMGALRCELPTVYVYAGTTETGVLDGEELSWETVFEGIGRVHAGEIDAAQLARLELAQMPGAGGGASAYTGNTMALCAEAMGLSLPGAGSVVAGSAEHLRIAYASGREIVSLLEKELTIDQVVTSEAIRNAARVALAVCGSTNISLHLPAIAHEAGVKFDWHDFGSLAASTPTLVKLRPSGEVSLPQFHRAGGVQALLRELAPLLEDSARIRPVADADPGWTEGVIAPLDEPLDTTGGLTVLRGSLAPSGAIVKSGGVPAQLLRHTGPAKVFENEEDAIVAIHGGRIHSGDVVVIRNEGPRGGPGFREMLGATAAIVGMGLAETVVLITDGRFSGASHGAAIGYVCPEAASGGPIAFVREGDQVSIDLVDGRLDIDVDEATLRARTPSPGRQVPEKGVLARYARSVSEACDGAVTTNQ